In Heyndrickxia vini, the sequence ACAAAAAATACAGTTTATGTAGCAGGAGATATATTTCAAAATATATTTCAACCAAACACTACAGAGTCGTCTCCAGACTTCTTGCTTAATAAATGTTATCGTACTGATCCTAGAACATTAATGTTTGCGCACGCTATAGGATTTGGGTTATTTGAAAATAAGGGGATTAGAAGACTGAATGATGATCAATGGAATGCATGTGGTTATGAAATTGAGGGAAAAGGCAACAGACATGTATTAACTAGGACTCCTCTTAGAAAATTTAATGATCTGGAAGAAGCGAATATTGAAAGTGTAAAAATGGTCACTACTGAAAAGTTTGACTGCTCTGATAATGTTATAGATATTATTAGACAAATAAAAGAACAACACACTACAGTATCTCCTGAAGATATCGCTATAATATTTACTGATAATGTAAATGGAAGTTATGATTTAATGAATTTAATAGCATTAAAAATCTCACACGCATTTCAATGGAAGACAAACAAGCTTTATGATACCAAGGAAATGAAAAAGGATTTTGTTTCAATTAGTAATATAAACAATATTAAAGGATTAGAGTTTCCCTTTGTAATTTGTGTGTCATCTAGTCCAATAGGACATCATGTAAGGAAAAGAAATGCACTATATATGACTTTGACAAGATCATTCATTACTTCTTATTTAATTATAAATCAGCAAAATAATAAAGAGCTAATAAAGAAGCTCCAAAGTGGATTAGAAAGTATTAATAATTACAATAAATTAATTTTCGAAGAGCCAGTGGAATATATCGATCAAGCAGAATTAGCTCTTGATGTAAATGATTTGACTCTTTCACAAAGAGATATAGTTGATCAAATCTTTGAAAAGCATAACATCCCTATGCAAAAACAAGACCAACTTAGACAAATTGTACAAACCATTGCTCCTGATTCGGTTGACAGAAATCAAATTGAAAAAATCATTAATACTAATAAAGGATTAATATGAAGAAAAGAATAAGTTTTTTTATATCGTATAATTTGTTTTCTTTAGCTAATAAAGCTATTAGGGAGAAGTCTGATATTATCAACATTCTCCTTGCTACATTACCTGAAATTATGTTAGAGGGTAAAAGTAAGGATAATAATTTAGGATATTGTGAAATTTTGATTGGTAAAAGTAGCCGGATTATTTTTACTTTACAAAATAAAGATTCTGGTCAAATCTATAAAAAATTCTCTTTCTCATTCCCTTTTCAAATTGAGAGACAGACAGACTCTACTCTACTGACAAGTTGGATTATTAAAGACAAAAACGGCTTGGAAATTAGTAGTCGATTAATTAGCATTTTGCAAAGTCTTTCTAAAGATCAGTGGTTCGCAGAAGATATAGATACTTCTGATGAAGCATTAGTATTTTATGATCACCTTTTAGAGGCAATTAAAAATGTAGACTTAGATTTATCAATTGATGATACAATGGTATGGCACCTAATTAGGAGGTTGTTCCTTTTTGAGCCTGGCTACTTAAGATATGATTTGGATGACGATGAAGAAAGATTGGATCCTATTTATCATCCGTTACATCATTTAGATATTTTCTTTTCAAACAAGGCCACATTTAAAATCGGTCTAATAAAAGAAGAAATAGAAAAAAGTGAATGGTATTCATCAGGATTTGAAAATCTACTTGATTTAGAATCCCCTTGCTATTTTCTAAAAGTATAACGTAAGATCGAGTTGTAGAGACGGATCTTGTCTCTATTCAACTCGGTCAACCTTAAAAATCTCTGGAAATATATTTTTTAAAAGCTTATAATACTTTATCTTCAGCTTCTAAAAAGTGAACGGTTGATTTTAAAGGGATCACGCATATTAGATATATCTAATATGCGTGGTCCAATTTTTTTATCTTGTTAAACAAAAGCACCCGTTCGTAATATAAGGTTAGCCAGATTTTTCTGGTTGACCTATTTTTATATGGTCTTATGATAACGGTAGTCGGGGTAGAACGTCGCACCCGTGGGACTAGACCCCGTCAGCTAAACTGTTCACCCCCTACTTGTATAAACATGTTTCAGGCTGGTTGGGACAATGAGATCCCGTTTAACAAGCGAACCTATGACATTACAAGAAGCCTTAGGGGTTACCGACTAATTCAATATTCTAGGAGGAGATAGTGTATGAATCCAGTCATTGGTCTGGATGTTTCAAAAGGGGAAAGTCAGATTCAAGCCTTTTTAGATAAAGGTAAACCTTATCGAATGAGCTTTAGCATTAAGCATGATCTTAAAGGGTTGGGGAATTTTCTAGAATTCCTTCATGAAGTTGAACAAGCGGCTAATGGCAACCGACCTACGGTCGTATTGGAATCAACTGGTCACTATCATTATCCAGTTATTCAATTTTTGGAGGAACAAAAGTACGTTTATATTATTGTTAATCCTCTAATCTCACACCGTGCAAAAAGTTCAAGTCTGCGTAAAGTTAAAACAGATGCAGTAGATGCCTATCACCTTTGTGAGCTGTTTTATAAAGAAGATTTAGAACCCTATAAAAAGCGAGGTGTTCAACTTTTAAACCTTCGTAACCTTACTAGACAGCAAGAAAGTATTGCAGAAATATCAGCCAAAACTAAGATACAGTTGCACTCCTTGTTAGACCAGGTATTCCCTGAATATAGAGGTGTGTTTGGGGATTTATATTCAAAGGTATCTTTACTCACTTTACTAGCATTCCCAACATCTGAGGCAGTATTAAGTGCGAGTGAGAGAGATTTATCAGAAAGGATACGTTCATTATGTAAAAGTCGTTCCGATCTTTGGGCTCAAGAAAGGGCAAAAAAGTTAAAAGAAGCAGCCCTTCGTAATCCGTTCCAGAACAACCTGTATCAGAGTAATATTTTTAATCTTGAAATGTTAGTTAATCTTGTTCTTCAATACCAAGAGCATCTATCTAAGATTGCGACTGAAATAGATGCCCTCGCTAAAGAAATTGAAGAATATCATATTCTCCAATCTATTCCTGGTATCGGTGAGAAAATCGCGGCAACAATTATCTCTGAAATTGGAGAAATAGATCGGTTTAATGATGCCAAGAAACTAGTTGCATTCGCTGGAGTCGATCCTAGCGTTTACTCTTCAGGAAAGTTTACCGCATCAGTTAATCGAATTACAAAACGAGGTTCTTGTAGACTCCGCCACGCACTGTATATGGCTGTTCAAAGTGGTATTCGTGATTCTCGTAAGAAGAAAACGACTGATGAGATAATCGCACGCAATAAGAGATTACGAGAATTTTATGATAAAAAACGTGAAGAAGGCAAACCCTTTAGAGTAGCAGTTATCGCATGTGTTAATAAGCTCTTACACTGGATTTACGCACTACTAAAAAGTAGAACCCCTTTCCAAGATATAGGTTAGAAACTATATCTAACTAAATAAAGCAAAACCTTCCAAAAAGAGAAAAGTGGAAGGTTATTTGGCATGCACATTTTTAGTATATCATGACAAATTTAAATTTTTTATTGAAAAATATTGACAAACTATTAGCTGGTTTACTTTAAGTGTAATCTTCACATACTATATTCTATTTGTTCAAACCACCAAAACACCAATCTTACTAGTAATCCAACTTTCAATAAAAAATTTATGAAGGCGCTCCCCAGGTCCGACTATCTCAAACATTAATATCGCTTTTTTTAATAGTCCCGTTTTTTAATCACTAGTCTGTGATAGTCTTTTAAGACATAAAAAAAAGCCGATTTCCAAATTGGTGAATCGACTTTGAAGTGTCTTATTTCGCTAACGCCAATTAGTTTAATAATAAAATCATTATTACTGCTGTTGTTGCTTCATTAGTTTTTCTAGCAATAAATCTTTTCGTTCACTATCTACAATCCGATAATTAGATTGCCATAATGTTTTGCTTTTACCTACCTGTTGGGGATTAGTATCTGTATCAAAAGTATTTTGAACTAGACGAGTGCCTA encodes:
- a CDS encoding IS110 family transposase, which produces MNPVIGLDVSKGESQIQAFLDKGKPYRMSFSIKHDLKGLGNFLEFLHEVEQAANGNRPTVVLESTGHYHYPVIQFLEEQKYVYIIVNPLISHRAKSSSLRKVKTDAVDAYHLCELFYKEDLEPYKKRGVQLLNLRNLTRQQESIAEISAKTKIQLHSLLDQVFPEYRGVFGDLYSKVSLLTLLAFPTSEAVLSASERDLSERIRSLCKSRSDLWAQERAKKLKEAALRNPFQNNLYQSNIFNLEMLVNLVLQYQEHLSKIATEIDALAKEIEEYHILQSIPGIGEKIAATIISEIGEIDRFNDAKKLVAFAGVDPSVYSSGKFTASVNRITKRGSCRLRHALYMAVQSGIRDSRKKKTTDEIIARNKRLREFYDKKREEGKPFRVAVIACVNKLLHWIYALLKSRTPFQDIG